Below is a genomic region from Oreochromis niloticus isolate F11D_XX linkage group LG13, O_niloticus_UMD_NMBU, whole genome shotgun sequence.
TTAGTGAGATGCTAAAGTTTGGCTAATGAAGCTCAGAGGACCAATAGTGAGTACAAATGAgtgcagttttctttttgtttcacagTATTTGTTATTCTCTTTGTCTTACATTGTTTAACTGCTCTAAGTCATATAAAAGGCGATGTGTTAATACACCGTACCTTATCAATAATGCTGTAAATTTAAGTACCATTTATATTTACAGCTTGAATACAGCTGCCATTTATATTGTAAGAAAAATGTACACATTAAACACATTCATATCTGTACCTTTCTAACATTTCTTAATGCCAGACGCTGACCTTTATCAGTCTGACGTTGATAAGGGCTGGTGTACCGTGAAAGCACTGGGCTAAGTTGTATTTTATGCCAGTGTTAGACTCATAATAAAGCAAATCATTTATGTTTTACTAATGCTGGCATTAGTTCATACCATTCAAGCAGCTTCTCACCTGATATTTCTGAGGCCCAACAGCTGCCATCCATATCCCCATGCTCACATCCTCTCCCTGCAACAAGACATCCAGGATGGACTGCTCACGTTATGATCATGAACGTCGGCCGCTCTTATTTAGCATTCGTACTCTACCTGGTAGGCCTTCAGTTTCTCTGCATTGTTGGCAAGCCACTGGACCAGGTCACGAGAGACCACATAGCCAGAGCCGCAGGCAAATGCCGGGTAGGCTGGACTCGCGTACTCCAGCTCCTGCCACTTCCCAATGCGATCCACCGCCCAGCTCTGCCTGAAACTGGGTCAGGATGGCAGAGACAACATCATCAAATACAGTCTCCATTTCAGGTGACCTATCAGCATTTTAACCGTGCACAGCGTTCCCGTTTCTTTGCTCCAAAATTCAGCTGACAGTGCACTGAAGTTAAACTGTAAGCACAAGTGGACACAAAGTATATGCTGTCAACAGGACCGGACGCCCAACTGTACTTACTTCCCCCACCAGAAATTGCTGCGTTTGAGACCCTTGTGGTCAATCTTCATTAATACAGAGTCCACGTCGATGTAACAATCATCATCCGTCTTCAGCAGTAGATTAAAGTCAGCGTTTCCCACAGACCTGCCGGAGAGGGAATATGCAGCCTTAATTAAAGCCCACCCTCTGATTTTATACAATAACCCAGAGTGGATTTGCTTTCAAATACCAGCGAGCATGAAGGGCAGGAGGTCTGCAAATAAGTATAACACTTATCACATCACAGCTTAAGACCACTCGGTGTATTTTGCTTTATCTGATGACTCAGAACTCTACTTCTTGACTGAGCGACTGCAGTCGTGATTTTAACAGTGAGACATTTTCAGGCGTCGGCACACTTTCATTTCAGGTTGCTGATTTCCTCAGAGGGCCCAGGCAATTTGGAGACAGAGAATCGAGTCATTAGCACTTGGCATACCATTTATAGAACTGAAGCAGTTTGGAAGGCACGTTCCTGTAGGTGTCTACCACATCTACGAACACCATGTCGCCATGCCTGAGGCTCTCCTCCTGCAAAGTGGCATCCTCCTCCCTCAGCCTGGAGGCATGGCGCTCCATCCTGGCTGGGCGGCCCCGCAGGAGCTCTGACAGACCGTCTCCATCTGACGCAGAGTGAGGAAAACAATCGGGGTAATCAGGGAAAAAGTTGTAATAGTTTTTGTGCAAAACTTATATTTATTCAGCCCAAATTTTTTAATAACCTAAGGCGCTTGAGGTATAATAACTTTAATTACGTCGAATAAAACGATATGAAAAAATGATAATGTTTGGCACAATGGACCATTAGTTCGGTTTTTCAGAGATGCTGAATGAtgaatttaattttgttttgcacAAATTCACTCCAAATCTCCTCTCAAGATTCAAAATGCAAACACATGTAGGTAAAATCAATACTGGAACAGCAGGGTGTTGAGGCTATCAAAATGCTATTTTCTATTTGGAACATATGCAAAAAGCCTGCAGCGCGGTGAGCGGTGTTTTTGGACCTCTTACATCtggtctgtttttaaaaatgtagctTTGATCACACAattatcatattaaaaaaagtgcaaagtttATTCTGCTGCCGGACTAACCATAGATAGTAAATGTGAAGCCTCCAGCCAAACCGGGAAATCCAAGAGCACTTCTATGAGGCAATATCCCCTCTGCAATCTGCAATTCcaagaaaaagagcaaaaaaaaaagttttaagttATTGGAAACTTGAAAGAGGAATGAGAGTGCGTTATTCATATATTTCTTCTAGATACTGTGTGCAAACACATACAGAAGAGATCTTTAGGACGCCTCCTCCATCACTGAGCTGCACGGAGGAGTTGACTGTGGTCAGTGCGGCAGAGTCGAGACTCTCCCAGACGAGCGTCCCCTCAAACCCCTGGAATAAAGACAGATGTCACGGGTGGCACACGGTGTGCTGTCCAACGCTATCTCATCTGAATGATGTTATTAGCTACCATCAAGGACACTGCAGACTTGGAAACTTTAGAGTGGATTACATTATGCTTCGCTACAATGTTAATGAAAGATTAATTTAACATCCCCTGAACCTAGCCTC
It encodes:
- the b3galnt2 gene encoding UDP-GalNAc:beta-1,3-N-acetylgalactosaminyltransferase 2 isoform X3; translation: MKGSVHAEASAHSASLCCRRPGALVVGTTTLLRPAGQQHILGVGVKFIVGEHGCPIPEDDREDPYSCSLLNFTEPAAGRDEEMEIVTVSDPSLLAPSDVSAIALDFKVLHPVVITRLGVFPSGTRAELQSNVTVKLLQLDQEEAVVTARFSSISTGTLVNWMWYKPVEQFILPKGFEGTLVWESLDSAALTTVNSSVQLSDGGGVLKISSIAEGILPHRSALGFPGLAGGFTFTIYDGDGLSELLRGRPARMERHASRLREEDATLQEESLRHGDMVFVDVVDTYRNVPSKLLQFYKWSVGNADFNLLLKTDDDCYIDVDSVLMKIDHKGLKRSNFWWGNFRQSWAVDRIGKWQELEYASPAYPAFACGSGYVVSRDLVQWLANNAEKLKAYQGEDVSMGIWMAAVGPQKYQDPGWLCEKECYLDMLSSPQHTAKELHVLWDRKRACGDPCGCPWDH